One Firmicutes bacterium HGW-Firmicutes-1 genomic window, TTAATTATACCGACTGGAATAATATGGGAGCAGAATTTACTCCTTACATAGAAGCGGTAACTAAAAATAAAATTATGGTAGGAAATGGCGGAAGATTTCAACCAAAATCTTCTTTAACGAGAGCTGAGTTTGCACAGATTTTAAAAAACATGGACAAAACCCTTTACGATTCTATGACTATAGATCAAAAGGGTGGATTTGTTGCAGCCATTATAGATTCCAATGTAATTGATCCTATTACTGGGACGGCTACTAGATCCTTCTTAATTCGTAACAATGAAGGAAAGGTAGACCAACTGAATTATGAATATAAGAAGAATGCTGGAAACCAAATCGCTACGAAGGACACACCAGTATATCAAGCGGGAGCGGTTAACAGTATGCTTTCCTTAAAGGAAGGAGAGGCTGTTGAGTACTTAGTGGACCAAGAAACAAAGGAACTTCTTTATGTATATAGCAAAGGAGATACCAAGCCTGTGAAGGTTACAGGTATATTGCAACCAATTACTGGACTTGATCAGGGACAAATTACAATCAAGACAAAAGATGGAGTGCTTTTTACTTATCCTATGAGAGCTAGTCTCTATGATTCAGTAGGTAAAACGGTGAGAATTGATGGAAAAACATATACGTCGGATACAGCACCTGTTAGCGCATCGGTTATATTGACATTGCTTAATTCGATAGTTACAGACATAAACTATATTGGAACTGAAACAGTATATTCTGAAGTAAGTGGTATAGTTAAGGATAATAATCCGGCCTTTTCTTACATTACAATCATTGATTGGAATGGAAAAGAAATTACCAAAAGCTATAATAAAGGCAAGGTAGTTGTGGAGAAGCAGAATTATTATGATGAATCAGATGAAATTGGATATATAGATCAAATGTTCCCGGACTTTAGATTTGATGACAGAGATAGTAATGTTGAAGAGATTGAGGTGGGTGACATTGTTCACTTGAAAATAGATCCTACAAATAAGGACTACGTATCGGCAATTAGTGCTAAGACAAATTATGTAGTAAAATATGGAACAGTGAAGGATATTGCCTATAAGGGCGCAGAAGGAGCTAATATTATAATTGGTTATGATGACTTATCTGTAGCAACTTATGAAATATCTTCTGGTATACCTGTATTAAAATCAGGAAAAAATGTTGGATTATTAAACCTATTACCAGGAGATGTTGTTAGAATGCTTATAAATCAAGCGGTACTAGAACCGGGGAATGTTAAAGAAACAGTAAAAGAATTAATTATAGATCAATATGGCAACCAAGTTGCAAATGTATATAAAGGACAGATGAGTACGATTAATAAACAACAAAGAAAAGTAACCTTGAACAATTCTTATTCATTGACAGCTTTGGGTTGGGGAAATTATGCGCCAGCAAAAGCCTTTGATATATCTGCAGCAGATGTTGAATACTTTCAAGGTGGAAAGCAAATTTCCCTTGAATATGCAGAAAAATACTTAACACAAGCGGGTATTGAAGCCTATGTAGTAACATCTGAATATCCAGGTACAGAAAAAGTTGAAAAGATTACTTTTAGGGAAGGAAGAGATTCAGTATTATCACCAAGTAACGTGACCTACTCAAATGGCTTAGATAAGCTGACTATTCTTTCGGAAAGCAACACCATTGCTATGGATCCCGGTACGATTGTAATTAAGAATGGTAAGCTTGTACAAGCAGGGAATGTGATAGCCCCTGACTATGCTCAAGTCATTTTAAATGGTAATTCTAGTGCAGCTATTGTAAATATTGAACCCGAACCTAACAATGATGCTATTTCTGTATTTAGAGGTAGAATTCAGAGTATCAAGGAAGGCGAATCTTTCCAAGTTCAGTCCCATGCTGTATTAATGGATGTGAAATGGATATATTCACCCATTCCTAGGATCTATAATTTAACGAGTAGTACTCTAATTTATGACGAAGATGGAATCATACCTTTTGATGAATTTGTTGATTATTCAGATATTTCAAAGGCTGACGAAGTATATACCATAATTGCAGAAGGTACTAACGCAAGTTATCTAGTTAAAAATCCATATGCTACTGAAGGGGTAAAAGGACAAGTTTATGAAGTGAATGAAAGCTCAATCATGATAAAGGATGCATCAGTCTATTCTTCAGCTACGAACAAGTGGACAATCTTAAGCTTGAGTAATAACTATGCACAGATGAATACCTTCACCAATTCAGTAATCATCAAAAACAATAAGGTGATTACTAAAGACGAACTTAAACTTGGAGACAATATTAGGATCATGACTACTGAAGACTTAGCCAGCAAGTTATTATTGAATTCTAAAAGAGATGTTGATGCATATATCATTTTTGTAGAATAAGAATTGATAAGTAAAGAAAGAGGTGCTACTATGAAAAAATATAAAGAAATTATTTTATGCGTTTCTTTAATGATGATTTTATTTATCAGTATTTCCTATGGAGATGATGGTGGAGAAATGGGTTATTCAGGTGGAATTTCTGAAGGAACCAATTTACCCTATACAATGGACAAGTACGTGGATTCTAAGATTAAAAAACAAACCGTATTTGATTATCGAGAAATTGTGTTTCTATCAGGTGTTCCGATAGAATGCAAAGGTACCATTACTATTGTGAAGGGCGAAGTAGATTATATTAAGGAACCAAGTGGTACCTATAAAGAAACCTATACGATTAAAGCAAGTGATACAGCTGGAACAGCAAACATTAGTCGAACCCTTAATTTTACAACTTCATATAGAGTGAAAGAAGGAGAATTTAAGCGACAAATCATTAGAAATTCACAGCTTACAAAGTGGACAGAAACGATTGTAACGCCAGAGGGTACATACGCATTAATCGAAACAGCGTCTACTTATTCGAAATCTTCAATTGAAGATTTGACACCGGGTGTTAGCTATTATGATACGGTTATTTCTTATAACGCTCATTATAGTATTGATGAGAAGGAAGTTATTTCCATGGTAAACGGTAATATTTATGGTTATTCACAGCCGTGGTCAAAGGTAGAAGCACAAAAATTGAAAATGGAGATTTCACGTGATGGTGGAGCAACCTTCGATACGGTAATAGAATTGAAACCTTTTTTAGAAGCAAAAAAAACCTTATATTATGATGAGACAGATCCATTTCCAATTAGCTTTGGAGGAACCTTCAACCAAAGACTTGAGAGAGAATCAACCTTGTCTTACAATATTCTATCCTCGAGCAAAGTATTAACAAGTAAACAAAAGAATGGAAACATTTTAATTTCCCCCGCAAATGATCTTGAAAAACTGCCTATTCCCGAAAATCTTGATTTTATAGCAGGGCATTGGGCGGAAGAAGATGTTAAGAAAATGTACAGTATGGAGATATTTACGGATACTCCGAATAATGGAATGCAGTATCAAGCAATGCATCGAGGTGCTTTTGTGAAAGCGTTATGTCTTTCTATGGATATTAGCACTGAAAAATATGATAAAGTAACGAAGACTTCACCTCAAATATTTGCAGATGTTCCTACAACACATCCGCTATATAAATACATCATGGCAGCATATGATGTTAAGCTTATTAAAGGTATCGGCACAAAATTTGGTGTTGATGTACCGATTACAAGGCAAGAGGCCTTTACTATTTATGTTAGAGTAATCGGGTTAGAAAGACTTGGAATTACGAATAGCCCTCAAACCCCTTTTCTTGATGACAATAAGATTGCATCATGGGCTAAAAAAGAAATTATGGCAGGTTTTAAATTAGGGATTATTAAAGGGGACAATGGTTATGTAAAACCAACCCAATGGATCTCAAAGGCAGAGGCTGCAGCTATAATTAACAGATTAGTGGATTATTTAAGAGAAGAAATTTCTGTAGATTATCGAAAAAACTAAATTAGTTAATTTCTTGTTCACTAAGAACTACATATACAATTGGAAAAGCGGCAGATGTGTAACAAGTATTTAAACTTAGCGTAGCCGTTTTTCTTCTAACAAAGAACGTTGTACATATGAAATTGGAAAAGCGGCAAACGTGTAACAAGTGTTTAAACTTAGCGTAGCCGTTTTTCTTGGAAAACAAAATATTGATAGACAAATCGGAGGAATACCAAATGAAAAAGATGATCATGCTCCTAGTATTTATGGTTTTTGTTAGCTTTCCAATTGCGAGCTATGCAGAAACTACAACAACGGTTGAAACTACTGTAGAATATGACAGAATGTTTAAAGAGGTAATGGACTATGTTAGAGGGACTTATATTAAGGGAGATGAACTTACTGAACAACAATTATTTGAAGCTGCAATGAAAGGGATGTTTGGTGAATTAGATGTTTATTCAGAATTTATGACACCAGCTGAAGGAGCTGAATTTACTGAATCACTTAATGCAACCTATGTTGGCATCGGTGTTCAACTTACAACAGTTGGCGAGTATATTGGAATTAGTAAGGTGTTCAAGGGGTCTCCTGCTCTTGCAGCGGGAGTAAAAAAAGGAGATTATTTTGTAAGTGTTGATGGAGTTAGCGTAAAAGGCTTTTCTACTGAGGAGCTGTTAAAATTAGTACTAGGTGAAGAAGGTACGACTGTTAAAATTACCTTTGGAAGAGGTGGAACAACATACGCCGTAGACATCATTAGAACGTTAATAAAAATACCGACAGTTGAAACTCTTAAAATTTCGGATTTATATAAAGGGCTGAAGGCTGAAGATGAAAACCAAATAGCATACATATCTTTATCAAGCTTTTCACAAAAAACAGATATCGAATTTAAAGATGCTATTGGAGTGGCTCAATCAACGGGTGCTAAATACCTTATTTTAGATATGAGAAATAATGGTGGTGGATATGTATCAACTGCTGTAAACATAGCACAAAGCATTGTTCCTGAAGGACCAATTGTTCGCTTTGTTGATGCAAGCGGGGCGGAAGTCGTTCATTCTTCAACAGCAAAAAGCGTTCCTTTTGAGATTGTAGTACTTGTTAATGAATATAGTGCCTCTGCAACTGAGTTTGTTACAGCTGCAATTCAAGATTCTAAAGCTGGCACAGTAGTAGGAGAAACAACCTACGGCAAAGGTGTTGCACAGTATTTCGCCGGGTATGAACAAGGATATATTATTAAATTAACCATGGAAGAATTTTTTTCAAGAAACAATAATAAAATTAATGAAGTAGGAGTTAAGCCAGACTATTTTATTGAAATACCGGATTATTTAATGGGAGAAACCAAATACTATTTACATGATGAAGTTGATAATGTTATACAAGTAGAAAAGGTTTTGAATTTTCTAGGATATAATGTTGGAACTCCAGATAAAAAATATGATCGAAAAACCTTTAATGCTGTTAAGAAATTCCAACTTGATCATGGATTATATGGTTATGGTGGGTGTGATTTTTCTACACAAGCGAAGTTAAATGAGGCAATGCTTAAATCTATTGAAGCAAATGATCCACAAGTTCACAAGGCGGTATCCTTAATACTAGACAAAATACATAAAAATTAATATATAGCTTGACTTATCAACAGACTAATACTAAAATATAAGAGTTGTAATTTTAAGAACTTAATAACAATTTAAATATATGTGAGGTGAACACGCGATGGAGACAAAGTACATTTTCGTTACAGGTGGAGTTGTATCAGGATTAGGAAAAGGCATTACAGCAGCTTCTTTAGGAAGATTGCTAAAAGCACGAGGGAAAAAAGTTACCATTCAAAAGTTCGATCCCTATATTAACATTGATCCAGGTACTATGAGTCCATACCAACACGGTGAAGTGTTTGTAACTGAAGATGGAGCTGAGACAGATCTTGACTTGGGCCATTATGAAAGATTTGTTGATGAAAATTTAGGACAATACAGTAACGTAACAACAGGAAAAGTATACTGGACAGTACTCAATAAGGAAAGAAAGGGCGATTTCCTAGGAGCAACTGTACAAGTAATTCCACACATTACAAATGCAATTAAAGATAGAATATACCGAGCTGGTAAAAGTGTTCAATCTGACATTGTAATCACTGAAATTGGAGGTACTGTCGGCGACATAGAAAGCTTACCTTTTCTTGAAGCGATAAGACAAGTTGCTTCTGATGTTGGAAAAGAAAATGTGATCTATATGCATGTTACGTTGATTCCATATCTAAAAGCTTCTCAAGAAATGAAAACGAAACCTACACAGCATTCCGTAAAAGAACTAAGATCCATTGGAATTCAACCAGATATATTGGTCTGTAGAACAGAACAACCATTATCTGTGGATATGAAGGAAAAAATGGGATTGTTTTGTAGCGTAGATGCAGAGTGCGTAATTCAGAATTTAGATGCAGCATCCCTATACGAAGTTCCTTTGATGTTAGAAAAGGAAGGACTTGCAAGAATTGTATGTAAAAGATTAGGTATGAAATGTACTGTTCCAGATTTGACGGAATGGGAAGAAATGCTTGAAAAAGAAAGAGCGCGTAAAAATAAAATTAAAATTGCACTTGTTGGAAAGTATGTAGAATTACATGATGCTTATATTTCTATTGTAGAGTCCTTATATCATGCAGGTATTCACCATGAAACCTATGTTGAAGTGTTATGGATAAATGCAGAAGAGGTTAATTGCAATAATATGAAAGAGCTTCTAGGTGAAGCAGACGGTATATTAGTACCTGGAGGTTTTGGTGATCGTGGTATTGAAGGTAAAATTTGTGCAACAAACTATGCAAGAGAAAACAAAGTTCCATTTTTTGGTATTTGTCTTGGAATGCAATGTGCAGTAATTGAGTATTCTAGAAATATTTTAGGTCTCACGGATGCTCATAGCTCCGAGTTAGATCCTCAAACGACTAACCCAGTAATTGATTTAATGCCGGAACAAAAAGACATTGACGAACTAGGTGGTACAATGAGATTAGGTGCATACCCATGTAAGGTAGAAAAAGATTCCTTTGCATTTGAGGCATATAAAGAAGAGCTCATTTATGAGAGACACAGACATAGATATGAATTCAATAATGAATATAGAGAAGAACTTGTTAAAAAAGGTTTGAAAATTGTTGGAGTTTCACCTGATGATCGCCTAGTTGAAATGATTGAAATAAGTGATCATCCATGGTTTGTCGGTGTTCAATTCCACCCAGAATTCAAATCTAGACCTAACCGCTGTCATCCCCTCTTTAAGGACTTTGTCGGCGCAAGCATTAAAAATAATACAAAGTAATACAGTAGTGTTTAAAAAACAAGAACGCATCAAGGGACTGTTGCATAACGTGAGTTGTGTAATGGTTCCTTTTTTGCACCTTATAGCCCTTCAGGCTGTCGACAAAAGCATTTTTTCTGATAGGTGTATACATTAATGGGCAGTAAGTGTTCATTTTTCTGGCCTTACCCTTCGGCCGGTCTGGCGAAAAATGAACACTTGCTGCCTTTCATATTCCTCTAGAAGAAAAAATGCTTTTGTCTCTGTTTTGTTAATTGATAGGTAATTAAATTGTCGACAACCTGAAGGGACATTCCATATGGAATGTCCCTTCTTAATAACCCAATAGCTTATTTTTTTGTTTTCGTAGCGGGACTTGCTTTTTTTACTTTATCAGCTAGTTTGGTTTTAGTAGTAGCCTTTGTAGTAGTAGCAGGTGTCTTTGCTGTAGTACCAGATCCGCCTTTCACTGCTACGATATACATTCCTGCAATATCAACCTTAACTTGCTTTTTAACAGGTAAATCCTTAAATACTTTTTCATCACACATGAGGGTCGTAATTTTAGGTCCAATCTTAGCTTTAACCAACGGTACTTTTCTAAACTTTAAGTAGAATGGCACCTGTTCTTGAATAACTTTAGGTAAGTTTGAATCAGTGATCTTCATTTTCTTTTTATCAATCACTAGGATTGAGGTTGTCATCTTACTTTGATCTATTAATGATTGTTGATCATTGACTTTAGTTTGCATTTTTTTACCAAGAAAGAATAAAACTCCAAGAATAACCGCAATTATACCAATTATAATTAACAAGATATAAATCCAATCCATTACATTTCCTCCAATCTTTATGTTGTCCATGTTTAAAGGACAATACTTATTTTACCATTATTATGAAAAAAATCAATAGGCATTCATAAAATCGAAACGATTTATTATGAAGCAGGAAAGAATTTTAAATTTGAAGGATAACTTTCTAATTTGTTTTACTTGGCTCAGCGGCTTTCATTCATTTCTAAACACATACTTTGTATAATTTCTTGCACATAATGAGCGCTTTTTTTCTTTTCTTCAAGATTCATTTGAGATAAGTCGATGGGTTTGCCAAAGGTAAGCCAAACGTCAGTAGGTGTAACCCTAAACCCATGGTTGCCAAATAGTTCATCGGTACCCTTTATAGCAAAGGGTATAATCAAAACATTTGACTTTTCAGCTAGCTTAAGACTACCTTGTTTAAAAGGCAATAACGTATCGGTCTTGCTTCTAGTTCCCTCTGGAAAGATTAAGAGAGATTCACCTCTTTTAAGCTTGTTGACACCTTCTTTTATGATTTCTAGAGATTGCCTAACATCACCTCTATCCATAAATAAGCAGCCTAGTAAAATCATAACCTGGCTTACAAATGGAACTTTTTTTAGGTCAACTTTTGCAATAAAAGCGAGAGGAAAAGGGATGTGTTTAATGAGCAAAGGAATATCCATATAGCTTTTATGATTTCCTACAAAAAGCACAGCTTGACTATTTTGGGGAACATTTTCCAAACCGGTGACATTTATCTTGGCTCCAGAAAGTATAAAAAAAGCATTTGATGCAAAACTAGCAATTCCTCTGGCAATTTTATATCTTAGTTTCATGGATACTTTTCCTGCTAAAAACCCAATAAGAGTTATAGGAAAGGTAACGAGTAAAAAGATTGCGAATAATATCAAAATAACAATTGCACGAAACATGTGATCACCCTTTTTATTTAATTATCGTCCAAAAAGATCAGTAATATCTGCTAACCTCTTTGTTATACTATCAGATAGCATTTCAGGAGTATATCTAAACTGCCAATTGTTTTCTGCAACTCCAGGGGTATTCATACGTGCCCAACTTTCAAAGGATAAAACATCCTGTATAGGTACAATTGCCATAGAGGACACAGATCCAAAGCAGATTCTAATGAAATCCCAGGCAATATCTGAACCATTCGTATTCATATAGCGACGTACACGGTCTTGGCTAATAGCAGAAGCCTTATCATACCAGCCAATCGTTGTATTGTTATCATGTGTTCCAGAATAACATACAGAATTTGGACTATAATGATGAGGCAATAGGTTGTTTTCTTCAATGTTCTCAAAAGCAAATTGTAGAATCTTCATTCCAGGAAACTTGAAGGTATCTCTTAAGTCTTCTACTTCAGTTGTTATTATGCCAAGATCCTCAGCAATAATAGGTAGATTCTTGCCCAAAGCGTTTTCTAATGCATAGAATAAATCTTTACAGGGTCCTTTTTCCCATTTTCCATTTATTGCATTACTAGAACCATATGGAATTGCCCAATAGGATTCAAAACCTCGAAAATGATCAATTCTTAATATATCAACATCTGTAAGCGCGTGTGAAATCCGCTTAATCCACCAAGAATAATTTTGCTGCTTGTGGATCTTCCAGTTGTACAGAGGATTTCCCCATAGTTGACCAATCTCAGAAAAATAATCAGGTGGAACACCTGCAACTTCTAGAGGGAATCCCATAGAGTCTAAGAAAAAGAGCTCTTTATTCGCCCAAACATCTGCACTATCAAAGGCAACAAAAATTGGAATATCTCCAATGATTTGAATTCCTTTTTCATTTGCATATTTTTTAAGCCCATGCCATTGTTTGGTGAAAATAAATTGAATAAATTGATAAAAGTTTAAACTGTCCTTTAGCTTAATTGCCCATTCTTTTTTTGTATCTTCTGTTGGAAAGGCAATAGCAGGATTCCAGCTAGTCCAAACAATACCATCATGAGCATCTTTTACGGCCATAAATAGTGCATAATCAAAAAGCCAAGAAGCCTGATTTTCACAAAAGTTATCGAATTCATCGATTAGCTCCTTGCAATCAGAAGTAACAAAATGAGTAAATGCTTTTCTTAGTAAAGAGAACTTATAATTTATTGCTGGACCATAATCAATCTTTAAAGGATCCCATATGGGAATGTTTATCAAATCTTCATCCGTTAATAAGTTCAATTCTATTAGCTTTTCAGGACTGATTACCAATGGCTGCCCTGCAAAGGAGGAAAAGGCTTGATATGGGGAATCGCCGTAGCCCGTAGGGCCGAGAGGAAGTATTTGCCATAGCTTTTGCCCTGAAGCCTCTAAAAAATCAATAAAGGAATATGAAGAAGAGCCAAGATCACCTATTCCATATGGGTTAGGAAAAGATGTTGGATGTAGCAAAATGCCACTTCTTCTAGTTACAGTATTTTCCATAAGCTACCTCCTGTTAATAGTATAGCAGTAACATTTGTTGCTTGAGATCATAAAGCTCTTTTGATAAGTCTACATAAACAGTTTGTGCATTAACCAATCGCCTAGATTCGTCCCAAAGTGTAAGTAGTTCTTCTTCGCAGTGCTTTTTGATTTCAAAGGTGGAGGGAGATGAATAGACACACTTCCCTTCTTTAAATATAGGTATTAGAAGCTCTTTAATAATGTAGGTTCCAGCCTCAAGTCTTTTCTTTTTCCATGGATTCTTTGGATCAAATAAAATAAGAGAGTTAGATTCGAAAAATTTCTCATGTTCAAGAGCAATTAGGTCTGCTATAATTTTTCCCGATTTCATATCATATATTCGTAGGATTTTTTTGTTTCCAGGATTTGTCACCTTATCAGGATTCTCAGAAATTTTTATTTTTGAAATAAATGAGCCATTCTCATAAATTGCAGCTAGCTTATATACTCCACCAAATGCGGGACAGTCCTTTGACGTAATAAGGTGGGTACCAACCCCCCATAGATTAATCTTAGAACCTTGTAGTTTCAAATCACGAATTAAATACTCATCTAAATCACTG contains:
- a CDS encoding CTP synthase translates to METKYIFVTGGVVSGLGKGITAASLGRLLKARGKKVTIQKFDPYINIDPGTMSPYQHGEVFVTEDGAETDLDLGHYERFVDENLGQYSNVTTGKVYWTVLNKERKGDFLGATVQVIPHITNAIKDRIYRAGKSVQSDIVITEIGGTVGDIESLPFLEAIRQVASDVGKENVIYMHVTLIPYLKASQEMKTKPTQHSVKELRSIGIQPDILVCRTEQPLSVDMKEKMGLFCSVDAECVIQNLDAASLYEVPLMLEKEGLARIVCKRLGMKCTVPDLTEWEEMLEKERARKNKIKIALVGKYVELHDAYISIVESLYHAGIHHETYVEVLWINAEEVNCNNMKELLGEADGILVPGGFGDRGIEGKICATNYARENKVPFFGICLGMQCAVIEYSRNILGLTDAHSSELDPQTTNPVIDLMPEQKDIDELGGTMRLGAYPCKVEKDSFAFEAYKEELIYERHRHRYEFNNEYREELVKKGLKIVGVSPDDRLVEMIEISDHPWFVGVQFHPEFKSRPNRCHPLFKDFVGASIKNNTK
- a CDS encoding 1-acyl-sn-glycerol-3-phosphate acyltransferase; protein product: MFRAIVILILFAIFLLVTFPITLIGFLAGKVSMKLRYKIARGIASFASNAFFILSGAKINVTGLENVPQNSQAVLFVGNHKSYMDIPLLIKHIPFPLAFIAKVDLKKVPFVSQVMILLGCLFMDRGDVRQSLEIIKEGVNKLKRGESLLIFPEGTRSKTDTLLPFKQGSLKLAEKSNVLIIPFAIKGTDELFGNHGFRVTPTDVWLTFGKPIDLSQMNLEEKKKSAHYVQEIIQSMCLEMNESR
- the malQ gene encoding 4-alpha-glucanotransferase, with the translated sequence MENTVTRRSGILLHPTSFPNPYGIGDLGSSSYSFIDFLEASGQKLWQILPLGPTGYGDSPYQAFSSFAGQPLVISPEKLIELNLLTDEDLINIPIWDPLKIDYGPAINYKFSLLRKAFTHFVTSDCKELIDEFDNFCENQASWLFDYALFMAVKDAHDGIVWTSWNPAIAFPTEDTKKEWAIKLKDSLNFYQFIQFIFTKQWHGLKKYANEKGIQIIGDIPIFVAFDSADVWANKELFFLDSMGFPLEVAGVPPDYFSEIGQLWGNPLYNWKIHKQQNYSWWIKRISHALTDVDILRIDHFRGFESYWAIPYGSSNAINGKWEKGPCKDLFYALENALGKNLPIIAEDLGIITTEVEDLRDTFKFPGMKILQFAFENIEENNLLPHHYSPNSVCYSGTHDNNTTIGWYDKASAISQDRVRRYMNTNGSDIAWDFIRICFGSVSSMAIVPIQDVLSFESWARMNTPGVAENNWQFRYTPEMLSDSITKRLADITDLFGR